In Flavobacterium sp. N1736, the following are encoded in one genomic region:
- a CDS encoding PAAR domain-containing protein: MPPAARLTDFHECPMVTPAVPPIPHVGGPIVGAGEPTVIIAGLPAARVGDMLVCVGPPDSIIKGSATVMIGGVPAARMGDQTAHGGSILLGAFNVMIGG, from the coding sequence ATGCCTCCAGCAGCAAGACTAACAGATTTTCACGAATGTCCAATGGTAACTCCCGCAGTACCGCCCATTCCGCATGTTGGCGGACCAATAGTGGGTGCCGGAGAACCAACGGTTATAATAGCAGGATTACCGGCAGCCAGAGTTGGCGATATGCTGGTTTGTGTAGGCCCGCCGGATTCTATAATAAAAGGATCGGCAACGGTTATGATAGGCGGAGTTCCCGCCGCAAGAATGGGAGATCAAACCGCTCACGGAGGCTCAATACTTCTGGGAGCATTTAATGTTATGATAGGTGGATAA